The window AGTTTAGAACCTTGTTTTACCAAGTTTTGATCAGTTGAAGAACCTGCTAACATGCAGTATGCACACTTACACAAGCCATAACCTCTAACTATACTCTCTTACTTattcacacacaaataaaaatatatactaagtaacaaacagaatattcacAAACTTACCTTTGGTCTACTTACTTGTATCTTCCAACCtggctcctttttttttttttttcattcaaagcAAGATACTTTGCTTTTCTTAGTTCATGTTCAATAATCATATCATTGATGATATGATTTTCATGCCTGATCTGAAGATTCACAGACTTTGGAATGTCAGGGATCAACCAACAAATCAAAGATGAGATGATAaatacaaaacactaaaaaaaagtaaaaacatgataAGTTTCACTGGagcaatttttaaaacataaccttttacataacattgtttaatcaatacagattataaaactttatgaacaatgattaaatcatgaatttttcttaaattactaatGAGCATGTACAGTCATTCAGAACAGTATCAGTGCTACACaattagaaaaacattacacTGGATGAACAGAAGCcacaaaaaaaatctaacactTTTAGAATTGGGTAATTAAAAAGgatagttttataacaaaaatgattaatccatccattttgtgaaggataacttagtaaatgttactgaagcttttaaaaacattctaggaTTGTCCTGgctgaagtaaaatgtattaccAATTATAGCCAATTTATGTTGcttcattaaaaacaactgtacatcgttataatgtttatacattttcagttgcagtaaatgttaaaaagtttccaACTCCCttgaagttaatttaatacaGCATTTCTCAACTGGTCCTGTGGGTTTATGTACATCAAAACATGTGCTTAGCTtcctcaaaaaaatttaaattacaaataaaaggtgATTTAGTAAAAGCTATTCACACTTTAtatctgttttgaaaactttgGTTAAATAAAAGTCTCAGGTTTGTTCTACAAttagcatttaaaaatattccatattttgaagaaagaaagttgtattttatgtccTAAAGTGAAAGATActgtaaattgatttattttaatataaactaaaaatgaactgtaaatgtaattaagtttgattaaaaataagatctataatttgaaaaattgtttccaaccgtaaaattaaaaaacgaacatCAAGCAAGTTGTAGCAAACTGCCAATATATTGACTTATATTCATATTTGTTGTTTGCTGTTGGAGGCTCTCTATGGTCTTGGTACCTGAATGAagaaatcatgaaataaaatgaccttaAAATAGAAGCCAGcactttaaacaatttattttatagaggatgttttgcattttataaattttcaactttACCTTAAAACTGTTATCTGTACTCAGTCAAgttttttgaaataaagttaacTTTCTAACTTAAACAACTAAGTACATTTTGTGCTCTTATATGAACAGCAATATGCAAGTTTGCATATGCAATATctaattgttagaaattaattctacagttttcttccaaaaaagtttctttgaaatccTATTGAGTGAGGAGATTTTGCTGGAATTTTGTGAATCTGATGTCTGGAAAATTTTAATAGATTTGTACCAGCAGAAAAGTAATTTCATCATCCAAGTGTTTTGTCTTCAAGttctatttgtgttttatttgaacaatttttgtGTATCAATCCTGAAATACAGTCATTAAAAGAGTTAGTGTAGTTGTTTCAAATGTTGCTGAAGTCAGTAAAGTTCTCTCTCTTGAAGATGTATAACATTTTTACTGCACAGAAAACAGAATCTAGAAACAAACCTTCCATCTTCCTtggataaaaatatgttaaagttttgtacaaatgttacttcttttagaataaaaaataaaaccaatggTGAATATTATGAAATctcttgtaattatttttatgtttatagaaggataataaaatttgttttgtactatgaataattatgttacattaaaaaatattgaataatgcACTTGACAACATTTTTTGTCTAAACCCATCAGGCAAGCTTCATGAAGTATTGGCTTTGACtgccaaaacaaaaagaaacttgccTGATTTATGCATAGAAAACACtctttttcttagttttataaatacaaccaaTTGTCCAACAGCAATATAAAAGAGAGTTACACAGATTTCTTGAAAAACAGAAGATAACAGAAGGGTTTGTCATTTGGGTTGAAATTTTATGTTCTGGGTTGTTAGTATCtactatatatatgtttctaactGGTTGAACAATCTGAAACCCTCacaagagaagagaaaaaaacttgtaaatgAAAAGTCAGAGCATCACCAGATTGTGTAGAGAAGTACAGACTgagaacatatttaaatattcattttttaagttaagaattaaattttatgtaatactaatatttaagttataaagtatctttttgtaccaagtttaaaaatatatattgatattaagtagtttaattaaccCTTTATGTCTCCACCCATATATCTATGCATACTAGATATCATCTTTACCAATACATTTAACCATGCTAGACATCATTTCCACCCATACATTTTACATGATAGACATCATCTGTACCCATCTATCTATGCATGCTAGGCATAATTTCCACCCACTTATACATGCCAAATGTATCATGTTGCATTCAATTGCCTTGCATCTGGTTCATTATGGTCAAAATGTTGTTGCAGTGATGGAAAATACTTCCATGGATGATAACTTTGAAACTAATTCAATAAAATGGTTGCACCTTGCACAATTTGATATCCCATGTCAATAGGGTTAAAGTTTGAATCTATGTAAAATGGTTGTAACTTGTGCACTTTCATATCCCATGTCAGTAGGATTAATGTTTGAATCTATGTAAAATGGTTGTGATTTGTGCCCTTTGATATCCCATGTCAGTAGGGTTAAAGAGACACCACATTGGTTCTTAATCACacatacattgttttttattctcagttactttgaaacaataaagcaaaaattaacacttacttgcagtattccacacTGGTGTCAGTTTCAGAAAGAATATTCATATCAACAGAAAAGTTACTGATACTGAAATCtgacagagtaaagttcagaaatcCATTCAGTGACctatctggtgaaatgaaaaatgtatagaatattttatcaaccaaacTCGAAGTAAAGGTGATGATCAATGTCCGAAAAGTGAGAATATAGAATT of the Tachypleus tridentatus isolate NWPU-2018 chromosome 13, ASM421037v1, whole genome shotgun sequence genome contains:
- the LOC143237153 gene encoding anoctamin-2-like isoform X3, whose amino-acid sequence is MSLNGFLNFTLSDFSISNFSVDMNILSETDTSVEYCKYQDHREPPTANNKYEYKSIYWQFATTCLMFVF